In Zea mays cultivar B73 unplaced genomic scaffold, Zm-B73-REFERENCE-NAM-5.0 scaffold_621, whole genome shotgun sequence, the genomic stretch TCACCTATTCTTCCGAATTATATGTATCCGCGAGATTAATTTTTGGTTTCGATGTGCAAAAGGAAACCATTTCTATTGGAAACATTCCTATAATGAATTCCTTAGGAACCTTTATAATAAATGGAATATACCGAATTGTGATCAATCAAATATTGCTAAGTCCTGGTATTTACTACCGCTCGGAATTAGACCATAAGGGAATTTCTATATATACCGGGACTATAATATCAGATTGGGGAGGAAGGTCGGAATTAGCAATTGATAAAAAAGAAAGGATATGGGCTCGCGTGAGTAGAAAACAAAagatatctattttagttctatcatcAGCTATGGGTTCGAATCTAAGAGAAATTTTAGATAATGTTTCCTACCCCGAAATTTTCTTGTCTTTCCCGAAtgctaaggagaagaagaggaTTGAGTCAAAAGAAAAAGCTATTTTGGAGTTTTATCAACAATTTGCTTGTGTAGGTGGGGACCTGGTATTTTCGGAGTCCTTATGCGAGGAATTACAAAAGAAATTTTTTCAACAAAAATGTGAATTAGGAAGAGTTGGTCGACGAAATATGAATCGGAGACTGAATCTTGATATCCCTCAGAACAATACATTCTTGTTACCACGAGATGTATTGGCCGCTACGGATCATTTGATTGGAATGAAATTTGGAACGGGTATACTTGACGATGACGATATGAATCACTTGAAAAATAAACGTATTCGTTCGGTTGCAGATCTGTTACAAGATCAATTCGGACTGGCTCTTGGCCGTTTACAACATGCGGTTCAAAAAACTATCCGTAGAGTATTCATACGTCAATCGAAACCGACTCCACAAACTTTGGTAACTCCAACTTCAACTTCGATTTTATTAATAACTACTTATGAGACCTTTTTTGGCACATACCCCTTAGCTCAAGTTTTTGATCAAACCAATCCATTGACACAAACGGTTCATGGGCGAAAAGTGAGTTGTTTGGGTCCAGGAGGATTGACGGGGAGAACTGCAAGTTTTCGGAGCCGAGATATTCATCCGAGTCACTATGGGCGTATTTGTCCAATTGACACGTCCGAAGGAATCAATGTTGGACTTACCGGATCGTTAGCTATTCATGCGAGAATTGATCACTGGTGGGGATCTATAGAGAGTCCGTTTTATGAAATATCTGAGAaagcaaaagaaaaaaaagagagacaGGTAGTTTATTTATCACCAAATAGAGATGAATATTATATGATAGCAGCAGGAAATTCTTTGTCCTTGAATCAGGGTATTCAGGAAGAACAGGTTGTTCCAGCTAGATACCGTCAAGAATTCCTGACTATTGCATGGGAACAGATTCATGTtagaagtatttttcctttcCAATATTTTTCTATTGGAGGTTCTCTCATTCCTTTTATTGAGCATAATGATGCGAATCGGGCTTTAATGAGTTCTAATATGCAGCGCCAAGCAGTTCCACTTTCTCGGTCCGAGAAGTGCATTGTTGGAACTGGATTGGAACGCCAAACAGCTCTAGATTCGAGGGTTTCCGTTATAGCCCAACGCGAGGGAAAGATCATTTCTAGTGATAGTCACAAGATCCTTTTATCAAGTAGTGGGAAGACCATAAGTATTCCTTTAGTTGCCCATCGGCGCTCTAACAAAAATACTTGTATGCACCAAAAACCTCGGGTTCCGCGGGGTAAATCCATTAAAAAAGGGCAAATTTTAGCGGAGGGAGCAGCTACAGTTGGCGGGGAACTTGCTTTAGGAAAAAACGTTTTAGTAGCTTATATGCCCTGGGAGGGTTACAATTTTGAAGACGCAGTACTAATTAGTGAACGTTTGGTATATGAGGATATTTATACTTCTTTTCACATCCGAAAATATGAAATTCAGACGGATACGACAAGCCAAGGCTCCGCTGAAAAAATCACTAAACAAATACCACATCTAGAAGAACATTTACTTCGCAATTTGGACAGAAATGGAGTTGTAAGGTTGGGATCCTGGGTAGAAACTGGCGATATTTTAGTAGGTAAATTAACGCCTCAGATAGCGAGCGAATCGTCCTATATCGCGGAAGCTGGATTATTACGGGCTATTTTTGGTCTTGAGGTATCCACTTCAAAAGAAACTTCTCTCAAACTACCTATAGGTGGAAGAGGGCGCGTTATCGATGTGAAATGGATCCAGAGGGACCCCTTTGACATAATGGTTCGTGTATATATTTTACAGAAACGTGAAATCAAAGTTGGGGATAAAGTAGCTGGAAGACACGGGAATAAGGGGATCATTTCCAAAATTTTGCCTAGGCAAGATATGCCCTATTTGCAAGATGGAACACCTGTTGATATGGTCTTCAATCCCTTAGGAGTACCCTCACGAATGAATGTGGGACAAATATTTGAAAGCTCGCTCGGATTAGCAGGGGATCTGCTAAAGAAACATTATAGAATAGCACCCTTTGATGAGAGATATGAGCAAGAGGCTTCAAGAAAACTTGTGTTTTCGGAATTATATGAAGCCAGTAAACAAACAAAAAATCCATGGGTATTTGAACCCGAGTACCCGGGAAAAAGCAGAATATTTGATGGAAGAACAGGAGATCCCTTCGAACAGCCTGTTCTAATAGGGAAGTCCTATATCTTAAAATTAATTCATCAAGTTGATGAGAAAATTCATGGACGTTCTACTGGGCCCTACTCACTTGTTACCCAACAACCCGTTAGAGGAAGAGCCAAGCAAGGGGGACAACGAATAGGAGAAATGGAAGTTTGGGCTTTAGAAGGATTTGGTGTTGCTCATATTTTACAAGAGATACTTACTTATAAATCTGATCATCTTATAGCTCGCCAAGAAATACTTAATGCTACGATCTGGGGAAAAAGAGTGCCTAATCACGAGGATCCGCCAGAATCTTTTCGAGTGCTCGTTCGAGAACTACGATCTTTGGCTCTAGAACTGAACCATTTCCTTGTATCTGAGAAGAACTTCCAGGTTAATAGGGAGGATGTTTGATCGGAATAAATATAAATttttttcttatttctattttatGATTGACCAATATAAACATAAACAACTTCAAATTGGACTCGTTTCCCCTCAACAAATAAAGGCTTGGGCTAAAAAAATCCTACCTAATGGGGAAGTCGTTGGCGAAGTCACAAGGCCCTCCACTTTTCATTATAAAACCGATAAACCAGAAAAAGATGGATTGTTTTGCGAAAGAATCTTTGGACCCATAAAAAGCGGAATTTGTGCTTGTGGAAACTCTCGAGCGAGCGTAGCTGAAAACGAAGACGAAAGATTTTGCCAAAAATGCGGGGTAGAATTTGTTGATTCTCGGATACGAAGATATCAAATGGGATACATCAAACTAGCATGTCCAGTGACTCATGTGTGGTATTTGAAAGGTCTTCCTAGTTATATTGCGAATCTTTTAGATAAACCCCTTAAGAAATTGGAGGGCCTAGTATATGGTGATTTCTCTTTTGCTAGGCCCAGCGCTAAAAAACCTACTTTCTTACGATTACGGGGTTTATTCGAAGATGAAATTTCATCCTGTAACCACagtatttctccctttttttctACCCCAGGCTTTGCAACATTTCGAAATCGGGAAATTGCAACAGGAGCAGGCGCTATTAGAGAACAATTAGCAGATTTAGATTTGCGAATTATTATAGAGAATTCTTTGGTTGAATGGAAGGAATTAGAAGACGAGGGGTATAGTGGAGATGAATGGGAAGATAGAAAAAGACGAATAAGAAAAGTTTTTTTGATTAGACGCATGCAATTGGCGAAACATTTTATTCAAACAAATGTAGAACCAGAATGGATGGTTTTGTGCTTATTACCGGTTCTTCCTCCCGAATTGAGACCCATTGTTTATAGATCTGGGGATAAAGTAGTGACTTCAGATATTAATGAACTTTATAAGAGAGTTATCCGTCGGAACAACAACCTTGCCTATCTATTAAAAAGAAGTGAATTAGCACCAGCAGATTTAGTAATGTGCCAGGAAAAATTGGTACAAGAAGCCGTGGATACACTTCTTGATAGTGGGTCCCGCGGGCAACCGACGAGGGATGGTCACAATAAAGTATACAAATCACTTTCAGATGTAATTGAGGGTAAAGAGGGGAGGTTTCGCGAGACTCTGCTTGGGAAACGGGTCGATTACTCGGGGCGTTCTGTCATTGTTGTGGGTCCTTCGCTTTCATTACATCAATGTGGATTACCTCTAGAGATAGCAATAAAGCTTTTTCAGCTATTTGTAATTCGCGATTTAATCACGAAACGTGCTACTTCTAATGTCAGGATTGCTAAAAGGAAAATTTGGGAAAAGGAACCCATTGTATGGGAAATACTTCAAGAAGTTATGCGGGGACATCCTGTACTGTTGAACAGAGCACCTACCCTGCATAGATTAGGCATACAGGCCTTCCAACCCACTTTAGTAGAGGGACGTACTATTTGTTTACATCCATTAGTGTGTAAGGGTTTCAATGCGGACTTTGATGGGGATCAAATGGCTGTTCACCTACCTTTATCCTTGGAAGCTCAGGCGGAAGCCCGTTTACTTATGTTTTCTCATATGAATCTCCTGTCTCCCGCTATTGGAGATCCTATTTGCGTGCCAACCCAAGACATGCTTATCGGACTTTATGTATTAACGATTGGAAACCGTCTAGGTATTTGTGCAAATAGATATAATAGTTGCGGAAACTCTCCAAATAAAAAAGTAAACTACAATAATAACAATTATTATAAGTATACGAAAGATAAAGAACCCCATTTTTCTAGTTCCTATGATGCACTGGGAGCTTATAGACAAAAACGAATCGGTTTAAACAGTCCCTTGTGGCTCCGATGGAAACTAGATCAACGCATCGTTGGGTCAAGAGAAGTTCCGATTGAAGTTCAATATGAATCTTTTGGGACTTATCATGAGATTTATGCCCACTATCTAGTAGtgggaaatagaaaaaaagaaatcCGTTCTATATACATTCGAACCACTCTTGGTCATATTTCTTTTTATAGAGAAATAGAGGAAGCCATACAAGGATTTAGTCGGGCCTATTCATACACTATCTAAACAAGGAAGTTAGATTCGGCGATGCCCCTTTCGGGGGGCATTCCGATTTCGCTAGTACCATCTTTTTTGCCGCGCAAATCCAGATTGAGATTGAGGAAAGGGAGTAAATTAAGTTTTCGAATCACTGACTCAGGCCCATTGTCGAATCCTACTCAGCAATTGTCGAATCCTACTCAGCCAAAAAAAGGGGGTACTTATGTATGGCAGAACGGGCCAACCTGGTCTTTCATAATAAAGAGATAGACGGAACTGCTATGAAACGGCTTATTAGCAGATTAATAGATCATTTCGGAATGGGATATACATCCCATATACTGGATCAAATAAAGACTCTGGGCTTCCATCAAGCCACTACTACATCGATTTCTTTAGGAATCGAGGATCTTTTAACAATACCCTCTAAAGGATGGTTAGTCCAAGACGCGGAACAACAGAGTTTTCTTTTGGAGAAACACTATTATTATGGAGCTATACACGCGGTAGAAAAATTACGCCAATCCGTTGAGATATGGTATGCTACAAGTGAATATTTGAAACAAGAAATGAATTCGAATTTTCGAATAACGGATCCTTCTAATCCAGTCTATCTAATGTCTTTTTCAGGAGCCAGAGGAAATGCATCTCAGGTACACCAATTAGTAGGTATGAGAGGGTTAATGGCGGATCCTCAAGGACAAATGATTGATTTACCTATTCAAAGCAATTTACGCGAGGGACTTTCTTTGACAGAATATATAATTTCCTGCTACGGAGCCCGAAAAGGGGTTGTAGATACTGCTGTACGAACAGCGGATGCTGGCTATCTTACACGTAGACTTGTTGAAGTAGTTCAACATATTATTGTGCGTAGAAGAGATTGTGGTACTATCCAAGGTATTTCTGTGAGTCCTCAAAATGGGATGACGGAAAAACTTTTTGTCCAAACACTAATTGGTCGTGTATTAGCAGACGATATATATATTGGTTCACGATGCATTGCTTCTCGAAATCAAGATATTGGAATTGGATTAGTCAATCGATTCATAACTGCCTTTCGAGCACAACCGTTTCGAGCACAACCAATATATATTAGAACCCCCTTTACTTGCCGGAGCACATCTTGGATCTGTCAATTATGTTATGGGCGGAGTCCCACTCATGGGGATCTGGTCGAATTGGGGGAAGCTGTAGGTATTATTGCGGGTCAATCAATTGGGGAGCCGGGGACTCAATTAACATTAAGAACTTTTCATACTGGTGGAGTATTCACAGGGGGTACTGCCGACCTTATACGATCCCCCTCGAATGGAAAAATCCAATTCAATGAGGATTTGGTTCACCCCACACGTACCCGTCATGGGCAGCCTGCTTTTCTATGCTATATAGACTTGCATGTAACTATTCAGAGTCAGGATATTCTACATAGTGTGAATATTCCGTTAAAAAGCTTGATTCTAGTGCAAAATGATCAATATGTAGAATCTGAACAAGTAATTGCGGAGATTCGTGCCGGAACGTCCA encodes the following:
- the LOC118475747 gene encoding DNA-directed RNA polymerase subunit beta-like, producing MLRNGNEGMSTIPGFSQIQFEGFCRFINQGLAEELEKFPTIKDPDHEIAFQLFAKGYQLLEPSIKERNAVYESLTYSSELYVSARLIFGFDVQKETISIGNIPIMNSLGTFIINGIYRIVINQILLSPGIYYRSELDHKGISIYTGTIISDWGGRSELAIDKKERIWARVSRKQKISILVLSSAMGSNLREILDNVSYPEIFLSFPNAKEKKRIESKEKAILEFYQQFACVGGDLVFSESLCEELQKKFFQQKCELGRVGRRNMNRRLNLDIPQNNTFLLPRDVLAATDHLIGMKFGTGILDDDDMNHLKNKRIRSVADLLQDQFGLALGRLQHAVQKTIRRVFIRQSKPTPQTLHPLMRDMSKRLQENLCFRNYMKPVNKQKIHGYLNPSTREKAEYLMEEQEIPSNSLF